The following nucleotide sequence is from Carassius gibelio isolate Cgi1373 ecotype wild population from Czech Republic chromosome A24, carGib1.2-hapl.c, whole genome shotgun sequence.
CGGGAGATCGTTGGAGCGTCCACCAACTGGAAGTATGTTACTGTATTTACAATTGTGTTATTATGTTATCCCTTCTGCAGAATGTCACCAGTATGTTACCACTTAGCATAAAACATTGCATTCTCTCCATTTTGTTGTACAGAGATCATCAGCAAGCATTAGCTGAGCGTGCATCACTAAGCCAGTATCTTGCTCAGAGTCAAGATGAACTTCCTGCAAAGACAATGAAGGACAGTGCAGTGGAGGCACATCTTCCTCTGGGTTCCCAGCCTGCCTTGAGAGAGAAATACCTCAACTATCACAACAGTGTCAGGTGCTAAAAGACCACCACTTCTCTCCTGCAGtagagctgcacaattaatcaaattattaaatgtggTTGCAATTATGAATGTCAAACTATATCTATCGTTCAAAGGCACAATTACAAAAAAGTCCACTTACAGTGCTTaagatgtgtttttatttctcGTTCTACAGGTTATCTTAAGGGGTTTCCATTGTTTTAATTTGAGTCTTAGTATAACATCATAATACCATgcatattttaactttatttatttaaagaaggatccaatccaatgtatagttgacatttgaggcttaatactatagaaaagcagggttttttttcaggaagagtgttttcagcttgtttattttcatataaatatatagcatGCAATTGTTTCAGACAATGGTATAAAGCTATCGTAATTAATTATCGCAATTACGGTTTCAtgggaataatcaacaattatgatttttgtcataatcgtgcagcacTAAACTGCAGCATAAATTCCCGGTTGCTTGTCTGTTCTCAAATTAGTGGGATTTGGAAATATCAAACTTCGCAACCAGTCATTTTTGAATATTCATTCTGATCCGAgtacattttcttttgtttaaatacatttttctcaaCAGGTTTGGAAGGATTTTGGAGGACTTGGACAGTTTAGCAGGTAATAAATGCATCTTAAAAATATAGGTTCCAAAAGGAGTGATgccatttaaagatttgttttatgTTCCTCAAAGAACTTTTCggtgaatattttttaaaagaaccattttttctcagtgtaaagaacattttaaaaatcttaaagaTCATTTTCCCATGATTAAGAACCTCTTGTGGAATGGAAGGGtttcatggatgttaaaagttcttaTTTTGAAATTAGATGCTTATAAAGAAACGTTGTTTTTTAAATGGAAGATGTAGACAATCACAGCCGTCTTTTCACATACAGTTTCATTCTTGTCTCTTAGTGCTCATCTGTTATTCTCACACATGGAATAAAGAGCTGAAAAGATCTCCACTGTCTATCGTCACCGCCCTAGTGGACAAGATCGGTATTACTTCTTGAATTAGTAGACGTTTTAGGGGGGGTTGTTGTcgttaaatgaattaaatttagttttattacTTCACAGATATGAGAAAAAACATAATCTACCCCGACTGTGACATTAAGTTCACGGGTCATGTGACATGGGTTGGCAAAACCTCAATAGAAGCTAAAATGCACGTGTCTCAGGTATTCCTAAAGTCTGTTTATGAAACATGTATTACATGTGGCACATAAAAGAGTCATTGAACTTAAACCAGCCATTTTCACAGTATCATGATGGGGCGTACACTGATGTATTAGATGCCACATTTGTAATGGTGGCTCGAGATCCTGAAAACAAAAGGTAACTTTAAACCTGTTGGTATGACCGAGAATCTATGACTGCTGTATTGTGTCTGTAAATGTGTACTGGCTATGTACTGTTTTTCCAGGGCAGCTTTTATAAACCCACTAAAACTAGAGAGTCCAGAGGAAGAGGCCATTTTTCAACAAGGAGAGAGTGAGTAGCGCTTTTGTTGGTCTGTAATCACAATTGCTACTTCATTTGGAAGCATTTAGAGCAAGACCGATGCTCTCTATGTTGATCAGTTAACAAGACGAGACGTGTGGAGCTGAGCACAGCCTCTCTTCTGAAAGTGGCCCCTACAGCCGAGGAGAGGACTCGCATTCACAACCTGTTCCTCAACACTCTAGACACACAGTCAGATTTATTAACACTACACCGTTATAAATCTGTGCCTTTGCCTTTGCCCATTTCTTAACAATATTTACCTTCTTCCAATAGAACTGTCAGCTTTCGGAGTCGTATTTTACCACCTAACTCCGTGTGGATGGAAGATGCCAAAATGAAAGGGCTTGAGATTTGCCATCCACAAGTAAGTAGTTTTTGCAAAACTTAATCGATGAAACTGACTGTCTCAATTAGTACATTTAGTACATTAGTACATTAGTACATTAGCACTCACTGACGTTCTTTATTCTTTATATTATACAGGAAAGAAATATCTTTAACCGGATATTtggtggttttttgatgagaaaaGCCTATGAACTTGGTTGGGCGAATGCCTGTGCATTTGTGTAAGAGATCCCCCTTTGCTATCTATTGAATATTTACTGTAAAGAAGTCTTTTCATTCATCTACATGGCTGTATTTGGATCTTTTAGTGGTAGCAGACCAACACTGGTGGCCGTCGATGACATCATATTTCGAAAACCAGTAGAAATTGGCTCTTTGCTATTGCTGTCCTCACAGGTTTCTAAATTGTTAAAAATCAAATGCATGAATTtgtagctatttttttttatcccttcaGAATAAGATTGATGATAATACTATGCTGTCAGGTTTGTTACACAGAAGGGATGCACATCCAGATCAGGGTTCACACAGAGGTGCTTGACCCATTGACCCGACAACACAGCACCACAAATgtatttcacttcactttttgcATTGAGAAGGATATCCCAGCTGTTGTACCACAGAGCTATGGAGGTcagattttcacaatattaatactttgtatATTAATGGTATTACCAGTAACTAATATTGTTGCCATTTGCAGAGTCTATGCTTTATCTGGATGGAAAGAGGCACTTTGATGAGACCATGAGGAGTCAAGGTTGAGCATCTGGGATGTGCAAGGATGAAAGttctcatttctttttttatttccgtTCATTTTATATTCACTATATTTCTTATTGTTTGCTGCATTTGacgtaaatgtaaaacattatttttcacaattttaagCTTACAGTGGGGGAGGAGCATTTAGTGAAATGGTTTTGCAGTGAAAGGTGTTTTTTATGTATCTTGATTGTGTTAATATTGAACCTATTTAGTCATTAATAGACTATGTTCTGTTTGCACTACAATGCCATTCATAAGAAGATATGACAAAACTCTTAAACCAAGTGATTTTGGTTGTACTGTTACTGATCTGAATGCAGCCAAAGTGATTTATGAAACAACTGGTAACTTGGAAAAGGATATACATATTTGCACACATTCTAAGAATaagtcttccttccttccttccttccttgatATTCTCAAAAGGAAACAAGGAAATCCGAAACTTGAGATCAAATTATGAGAGCACTGCTTCACCAAACACTCCAAAAACTGTACCTAACACATTTTGACTAGAATGCACATTATGAATAAGAATCGGGTTCTGCTGTTATATCTGCATATGTTTCAGAATTGTGACAAATTGGCATGTATATAAATATCCatttttgcattaatattttaaatgaacaaacaacctTGGACATTGCAAAAAATGGTAGTAAGATCCTAGAATGGACTCTGTAAGAAGTTAAAGTGCCCCTGttatgggttatgaaaggttcatattttggttttgggagtccccaacaacaggctgacatgcatgcaaggtcaaaaaatacTTTCAGCATCTTAGAATGTGCATTTTACCTTATTTGCTCAACAATTAGTTTAACGATAGATTTTCCCAAACCCTTCCTTTCCGTAATGCTAATCTGCAGTGATTTTACACTAACATGTAAAAGAAATGTATGTGAAAGGAATTAGCTTCAGGGAGATTTATAGTGCACTTCATGTACACACTACCTGTAGCAGAATGACCAACAAATGCATGCCTTTTTTCACAAAATATGTTTACcatcatttattttctaaatacttgtattattttaagtttgtatGAGTATTCTTGTTTGTTTCTTATAAATACAGAACATTAAATATGCTTGTTTACATCTGACTAACATTTGCCTTATGTGTAATGCACATTTCAGAGCTgtgttctctttatttattcaatgAGCGAAAGtg
It contains:
- the LOC127946552 gene encoding acyl-coenzyme A thioesterase 9, mitochondrial — protein: MFSARVLKSASLIMCRGLSTSQMCRQGKAPDMADGNTFLLVSNVRNRLREIVGASTNWKDHQQALAERASLSQYLAQSQDELPAKTMKDSAVEAHLPLGSQPALREKYLNYHNSVRFGRILEDLDSLAVLICYSHTWNKELKRSPLSIVTALVDKIDMRKNIIYPDCDIKFTGHVTWVGKTSIEAKMHVSQYHDGAYTDVLDATFVMVARDPENKRAAFINPLKLESPEEEAIFQQGEINKTRRVELSTASLLKVAPTAEERTRIHNLFLNTLDTQTVSFRSRILPPNSVWMEDAKMKGLEICHPQERNIFNRIFGGFLMRKAYELGWANACAFVGSRPTLVAVDDIIFRKPVEIGSLLLLSSQVCYTEGMHIQIRVHTEVLDPLTRQHSTTNVFHFTFCIEKDIPAVVPQSYGESMLYLDGKRHFDETMRSQG